A portion of the Enterobacteriaceae endosymbiont of Donacia vulgaris genome contains these proteins:
- the leuB gene encoding 3-isopropylmalate dehydrogenase, which produces MSDIFKIAILAGDGIGPEVMKQALKVLEKIKKYINKKIFINHYVVGGTAINKYGNPLPKKTLYGCENSDAILFGSIGGPEWDYLPLNKRPEKGSLLKLRKHFNLFANIRPTFFYKKLSILSPLKEKILNKGFDIICIRELTGGIYFGLPNGRKGKGIDEYAFDTEIYSRFEIERIAHIAFNLALKRKKKICSIDKANVLNTSILWREVVTDISKQYASVKLEHMYIDNAVMQLMKNPSQFDIILCPNLFGDIISDQCGMITGSVGNLPSASFNHNYFGLYEPSGGSAPNIAGKNIANPIAQILSLAMLIEYSLREKNIAQKIKNAIQKILDLGYRTKDLFTNSKNEKIVTTEDMGTLIMESII; this is translated from the coding sequence ATGTCGGATATATTTAAAATAGCAATTTTAGCGGGAGATGGTATCGGGCCAGAAGTTATGAAACAAGCATTAAAAGTATTAGAAAAAATTAAAAAATATATAAATAAAAAAATATTTATTAATCATTATGTTGTTGGTGGAACAGCTATTAATAAATATGGGAATCCTTTACCTAAAAAAACATTATATGGTTGTGAAAATTCTGATGCAATATTATTTGGATCTATTGGAGGTCCTGAATGGGATTATTTACCTTTAAACAAACGACCAGAAAAAGGATCATTATTAAAATTAAGAAAACATTTTAATTTATTTGCAAATATACGTCCTACTTTTTTTTATAAAAAATTAAGTATTTTAAGTCCATTAAAAGAAAAAATTTTAAATAAAGGTTTTGATATTATTTGTATTAGAGAGTTAACTGGAGGTATATATTTTGGATTGCCTAATGGTAGAAAAGGAAAAGGTATAGATGAATATGCTTTTGATACTGAAATTTATTCAAGATTTGAAATAGAAAGAATTGCACATATTGCTTTTAATTTGGCATTAAAAAGAAAGAAAAAAATATGTTCTATTGATAAAGCAAATGTTTTAAATACATCAATATTATGGCGTGAAGTGGTAACAGATATATCTAAACAATATGCATCAGTCAAATTAGAACATATGTATATTGATAATGCTGTCATGCAATTAATGAAAAATCCGTCTCAATTTGATATTATATTATGTCCAAATTTATTTGGAGATATAATTTCTGATCAATGTGGTATGATTACAGGATCAGTAGGTAATTTACCTTCAGCTAGTTTTAATCATAATTATTTTGGTTTATATGAACCTTCAGGAGGTTCTGCCCCTAATATTGCAGGTAAAAATATAGCTAATCCTATCGCACAAATATTATCATTAGCAATGTTAATTGAATACTCCTTACGAGAAAAAAATATAGCTCAAAAAATAAAAAATGCTATTCAAAAAATATTAGATTTAGGTTATAGAACTAAAGATTTATTTACAAATAGTAAAAATGAAAAAATAGTTACTACTGAGGACATGGGAACATTAATTATGGAATCTATTATATAA
- the leuC gene encoding 3-isopropylmalate dehydratase large subunit, with protein MGKTLYDKIYNRHIICNIKNNINLLYIDRHFIHEVTSPQAFNALRNKNRKVYKSNKTFATMDHNVSTKIKDINASGYIAKKQMETLIKNCNDFNIKLYDIYNPENGIVHVIGPEQGITLPGMTIVCGDSHTSTHGAFGALAFGIGTSEVEHVLATQTLKQDRAKNMLININGNISKNITAKDIILSIIRKVGISGGNGYIIEFTGEVVKKLSMESRMTICNMSIEMGAKAGLIAPDNITLSYLKNKKFAPKKNLWKEALKYWKTLYSDYDAKFDKIININITKLTPQISWGTNPEQVIGINENIPLINSYSNNNKKKLAIKALKYMDLHEGIKLINLKINKVFIGSCTNSRIEDLRSAAEIILGKRISPHITAIVVPGSNVVKQQAEKEGLDKIFKDAGFEWRYAGCSMCLAMNDDKLLPGERCASTSNRNFEGRQGRNSRTHLVSPIIAAITALYGYITNIN; from the coding sequence ATGGGTAAAACATTATATGACAAAATATATAATAGGCATATTATTTGTAATATAAAAAATAATATTAATTTATTATATATTGATAGACATTTTATTCATGAGGTTACTTCGCCTCAAGCATTTAATGCATTAAGAAATAAAAATAGAAAAGTTTATAAATCAAATAAAACTTTTGCAACTATGGATCATAATGTATCTACTAAAATAAAAGATATAAATGCATCAGGATATATAGCTAAAAAACAAATGGAAACACTTATAAAAAATTGTAATGATTTTAATATTAAATTATATGATATTTATAATCCTGAAAATGGAATAGTTCATGTTATAGGTCCAGAACAAGGAATAACATTACCAGGAATGACTATTGTCTGTGGTGATTCACATACTTCTACCCATGGAGCGTTTGGAGCATTAGCTTTTGGTATAGGTACTTCAGAAGTTGAACATGTTTTAGCAACTCAAACATTAAAACAAGATCGTGCTAAAAATATGTTAATAAATATTAATGGTAATATATCTAAAAATATTACAGCAAAAGATATAATCTTATCAATAATTAGAAAAGTAGGTATTAGTGGTGGTAATGGATATATTATTGAATTTACTGGTGAAGTTGTAAAAAAATTAAGCATGGAATCTAGAATGACAATTTGTAATATGTCTATTGAAATGGGCGCTAAAGCTGGATTAATTGCACCTGATAATATAACCTTATCATATTTAAAAAATAAAAAATTTGCTCCTAAAAAGAATTTATGGAAAGAAGCTTTAAAATATTGGAAAACATTATATAGTGATTATGATGCTAAATTTGATAAAATTATAAATATTAATATTACAAAATTAACTCCTCAAATTTCTTGGGGTACTAATCCTGAACAAGTAATAGGTATAAATGAAAATATTCCATTAATAAATTCCTATAGCAATAATAATAAAAAAAAATTAGCTATAAAAGCATTAAAATATATGGATTTACATGAAGGTATTAAATTAATTAATTTAAAAATAAATAAAGTTTTTATCGGTTCTTGTACAAATTCTAGGATTGAAGATTTAAGATCAGCAGCAGAAATAATTTTAGGCAAAAGAATTTCTCCTCATATTACAGCTATAGTTGTACCAGGATCTAATGTAGTAAAACAACAAGCAGAAAAAGAAGGATTAGATAAAATTTTTAAAGATGCAGGTTTTGAATGGAGATATGCAGGATGCTCAATGTGTTTAGCAATGAATGATGATAAATTACTACCAGGAGAAAGATGTGCTTCTACTAGCAATCGAAATTTTGAAGGTCGTCAAGGACGCAATAGTAGAACACATTTAGTAAGTCCTATAATTGCCGCAATAACAGCTCTATATGGTTATATTACTAATATAAATTGA
- the leuD gene encoding 3-isopropylmalate dehydratase small subunit → MKKKLQYNGVIAPFNISNIDTDVIIPKQFLQRNNKIGFGKNLFNNWRYLDDKNKVINPNFILNKKEFQNSKILLTRDNFGCGSSREHAPWSLLDFGFHTIIASSYADIFYNNAINNKLLLIILDKKIIDQLFFIVEKFPGILCYINLLHKKIMINNQFFNFKISEDIVNFITNDLDQIDLTMKYSKEINIFEKTYFKFF, encoded by the coding sequence ATGAAAAAAAAATTACAATACAATGGTGTTATAGCTCCCTTTAATATATCAAATATTGATACAGATGTGATTATACCAAAACAATTTTTACAAAGGAATAATAAAATAGGATTTGGAAAAAATTTATTTAATAATTGGAGATACTTAGATGATAAAAATAAAGTAATTAATCCTAATTTTATTTTAAATAAAAAAGAATTTCAAAATTCAAAAATTTTATTAACCAGAGATAATTTTGGTTGTGGTTCTTCTAGAGAACATGCTCCATGGTCATTATTAGATTTTGGGTTTCATACTATTATTGCTTCTAGTTATGCAGATATATTTTATAATAATGCTATTAATAATAAATTATTATTAATTATTTTAGATAAAAAAATAATTGATCAATTATTTTTTATAGTAGAAAAATTCCCTGGTATTTTATGTTATATCAATTTACTACATAAAAAAATTATGATAAATAATCAATTTTTTAATTTTAAAATTAGTGAAGATATAGTTAATTTTATTACAAATGATTTAGATCAAATAGATTTAACAATGAAATATTCTAAAGAAATTAATATCTTTGAAAAGACATATTTTAAGTTTTTTTAA
- a CDS encoding adenylate kinase family protein, producing the protein MRIILLGPPGVGKGTYARFISEKYDLPNISIGNILRNYILNNKNSFLTNKIKNFIQKGMMVPDNITIKIIKNRLYNIDCKKGFLLDGYPRNIIQANILKKENIKIDIILEFYIPKKQIIKRIIGRKIHIPSGRTYHIIFNPPKIKDKDDITGETLITRTDDNLITIKNRFKEYLKQTKPLIKYYYKDYMHKKIIYKKINNTLSILDVKKKISNFLKKFNIQKK; encoded by the coding sequence ATGCGTATAATATTATTAGGTCCTCCAGGAGTAGGAAAGGGCACTTATGCAAGGTTTATATCTGAAAAATATGATTTACCTAATATTTCTATAGGAAATATATTAAGAAATTATATTTTAAATAATAAAAATTCTTTTTTAACCAATAAAATAAAAAATTTTATTCAAAAAGGAATGATGGTTCCTGACAATATCACAATTAAAATTATTAAAAATAGATTATACAATATAGATTGTAAAAAAGGTTTTTTATTAGATGGATATCCTAGAAATATTATACAAGCTAATATTCTAAAAAAAGAAAACATAAAAATAGACATAATTCTAGAATTTTATATACCAAAAAAACAAATTATTAAAAGAATTATAGGGCGGAAAATACATATACCTTCAGGAAGGACCTATCATATCATTTTTAATCCTCCGAAAATAAAAGATAAAGATGATATAACTGGAGAAACATTAATAACTAGAACAGACGATAATCTTATTACAATTAAAAATCGTTTTAAAGAATATTTAAAACAAACTAAACCATTAATTAAATATTATTACAAAGATTATATGCATAAAAAAATTATTTATAAAAAAATAAATAATACGTTATCTATTTTAGATGTAAAAAAAAAAATAAGTAATTTTTTAAAAAAATTTAATATACAAAAAAAATAA
- the dapA gene encoding 4-hydroxy-tetrahydrodipicolinate synthase, whose amino-acid sequence MFTGSIVALITPMDIKGNICKKSLQKLIKYHINNGTKAIVIMGTTGESATLTYKEHIDIIMYALDFSENKIPIIAGTGFNSTSKSIAIISILENSGIIGCLNVTPYYNRPTQEGLYQHFKEIANNTKLPQILYNVPSRTGCDLLPETIYKLSKINNIIGIKEATGDLSRINKIKNLVKKKFFLISGDDKTSFEFMLLGGDGIISVTANIAALKMSKFCNYIKEKKINKAKKINQDLILLHNQLFIESNPIPVKWVAKRLGLINSDKMRLPMTQLTKYNQKIIENTLKKLKLI is encoded by the coding sequence ATGTTTACTGGAAGTATTGTAGCACTTATAACTCCAATGGATATTAAAGGAAATATTTGTAAAAAAAGTTTACAAAAATTAATTAAATATCATATTAATAATGGCACAAAAGCAATTGTTATTATGGGTACAACAGGAGAATCTGCTACATTAACATATAAAGAACATATAGATATTATAATGTATGCATTAGATTTTTCAGAAAATAAAATACCTATTATCGCAGGAACAGGATTTAATTCAACATCTAAAAGTATTGCAATAATATCTATTCTTGAAAATTCAGGAATTATTGGTTGTTTAAATGTAACCCCTTATTATAATCGACCTACACAAGAAGGTTTATATCAACATTTTAAAGAAATTGCAAATAATACTAAATTACCCCAAATTTTATATAATGTTCCTTCAAGAACAGGTTGTGATTTATTACCAGAAACTATTTATAAATTATCAAAAATTAATAATATTATAGGAATTAAAGAAGCAACTGGAGATTTGTCTCGTATTAATAAAATTAAAAATTTAGTTAAAAAAAAATTTTTTTTAATTAGTGGTGATGATAAAACTTCTTTTGAATTTATGTTATTAGGTGGTGATGGCATTATATCTGTAACGGCTAATATAGCCGCATTAAAAATGAGTAAATTTTGTAATTATATAAAAGAAAAAAAAATAAATAAAGCAAAAAAAATTAATCAAGATTTAATCTTATTGCATAATCAATTATTTATTGAGTCTAATCCAATACCAGTTAAATGGGTAGCAAAAAGATTAGGACTCATTAATAGTGATAAAATGAGACTTCCTATGACACAACTTACAAAGTATAATCAAAAAATTATAGAAAATACATTGAAAAAATTAAAATTAATATAA
- the glyS gene encoding glycine--tRNA ligase subunit beta, whose amino-acid sequence MCNNILLLEISIEEIPSNYLLKLSKIILINFKNELKKNSFKYKTIKCFFTARRIALQIYFINIIQSDHFYTIKGPFISNKKNIFSDKIVKLWIKKYNIKNKKDIFYKNKYLFYKKKIKGLHIKNLLSNIIINSLKNIISIPNFMFWEKSFFKFIRPIRNIVLVLDKKNIKKNLLNLQSNNIIQGHRFMCSKKIILKNAKEYNKLLFNKGKVIVDYYKRKHFIFHEIQKIANNLNLISKIDKNFLNELSAMVEWPVLLIGKFNKKFLTLPSEILEYIMINYQKYIPLYDKEKNLSFYFIILINIETKNNQTIISNNEQVITSRFKDIQFFFKNDLKIKFEKYLDKLKNIIFQNELGNLFEKTMRINNISQYIGKNIKNINIEDCIRASKLSKCDLATQMVYEFPDLQGIIGMYYAKYNKENQNVVQAIKEQYQYKKNNSIPKNIISCILFIADKIDSITGIFSISLIPTGDKDPFALKYITLIIIRIIIDKKININLTKLILFSLTLYKKNIINKKKILQQILSFIKNRCKNWYISLGYKKNIISSVLDNEINNLLILDYKIKALDLFFKNEIKQGNFLIFTYKRINKILLKNIKYIDLINKIDISLLKDKEEIVLFKHILKLSKIFILKIKNNEYYNILLILSELYYPINNFFKKIIINHKDKKIKKNRILILYHIKEYFIKVINISNLY is encoded by the coding sequence ATGTGTAATAATATATTATTATTAGAAATTAGTATAGAAGAAATACCTTCTAATTATTTATTAAAATTATCTAAAATAATTTTAATAAATTTTAAAAATGAATTAAAAAAAAATTCTTTTAAATATAAAACAATAAAATGTTTTTTTACTGCTAGACGTATTGCATTGCAAATATATTTTATAAATATTATACAAAGTGATCATTTTTATACTATTAAAGGACCTTTTATATCTAATAAAAAAAATATTTTTTCAGATAAAATAGTAAAATTATGGATTAAAAAATATAATATTAAAAATAAAAAAGATATTTTTTATAAAAATAAATATCTTTTTTATAAAAAAAAAATTAAAGGATTACATATTAAAAATTTATTATCAAATATAATAATTAATTCTCTAAAAAATATTATTTCTATTCCTAATTTTATGTTTTGGGAAAAAAGTTTTTTTAAATTTATTAGACCTATAAGAAATATAGTATTAGTTTTAGATAAAAAAAATATTAAAAAAAATTTATTAAATCTTCAATCTAATAATATTATTCAAGGACATCGTTTTATGTGTTCAAAAAAAATAATTTTAAAAAATGCAAAAGAATATAATAAATTATTATTTAATAAAGGAAAAGTTATTGTTGATTATTATAAAAGAAAACATTTTATTTTTCATGAAATACAAAAAATAGCAAATAATTTAAATCTTATTTCTAAAATAGATAAAAATTTTTTGAACGAATTATCTGCTATGGTAGAATGGCCTGTATTATTAATAGGTAAATTTAATAAAAAATTTTTAACATTACCATCAGAAATATTAGAATATATTATGATTAATTATCAGAAATATATTCCCTTATATGATAAAGAGAAAAATTTATCATTTTATTTTATTATTTTAATAAATATAGAAACTAAAAATAATCAAACAATTATTTCTAATAATGAGCAAGTAATTACATCAAGATTTAAAGATATTCAATTTTTTTTTAAAAATGATTTAAAAATAAAATTTGAAAAATATTTAGATAAATTAAAAAATATTATTTTTCAAAATGAATTAGGTAATTTATTTGAAAAAACTATGCGTATAAATAATATATCTCAATATATAGGAAAAAATATTAAAAATATTAATATAGAAGATTGTATTAGAGCTAGTAAATTATCTAAATGTGATTTAGCTACACAAATGGTTTATGAGTTTCCTGATTTACAAGGAATTATTGGTATGTATTATGCAAAATATAATAAAGAAAATCAAAATGTAGTACAAGCTATTAAAGAACAATATCAATACAAAAAAAATAATTCAATACCTAAAAATATAATTTCTTGTATTTTATTTATTGCAGATAAAATAGATTCTATAACAGGAATTTTTAGTATATCATTAATACCAACTGGAGATAAAGATCCTTTTGCTTTAAAATATATAACATTAATAATTATACGTATAATTATTGATAAAAAAATAAATATTAATTTAACTAAATTAATTCTTTTTAGTTTAACTTTATATAAAAAAAATATTATTAATAAAAAAAAAATATTACAGCAAATTTTATCTTTTATAAAAAATAGGTGTAAAAATTGGTATATCTCTTTAGGTTATAAAAAAAATATTATCTCTTCTGTTTTAGATAATGAGATTAATAATTTATTAATTTTAGATTATAAAATAAAAGCTTTAGATTTATTTTTTAAAAATGAAATAAAACAAGGTAATTTTTTAATTTTTACTTATAAAAGAATAAATAAAATTTTATTAAAAAATATAAAATATATAGATCTCATTAATAAGATAGATATCTCTTTATTAAAAGATAAAGAAGAAATTGTGTTATTTAAACATATTCTCAAATTATCTAAAATATTTATTTTAAAAATTAAAAATAATGAATATTATAATATATTATTGATATTATCAGAGTTATATTATCCTATAAATAATTTTTTTAAAAAGATAATAATTAATCATAAAGATAAAAAAATTAAAAAAAATAGAATCTTAATTCTATACCATATAAAAGAATATTTTATAAAAGTAATTAATATTAGTAATTTATATTAA
- the glyQ gene encoding glycine--tRNA ligase subunit alpha, translated as MKKFNEKTFQGMISILQNYWGKQGCSIVQPIDIEVGAATSHPMTCLYAVGEKPIKLAYIQLSRRPSDGRYGNNPNRLQQYYQFQVILKPPPYNIQTLYLKSLEKLKLNLRKNDLRFIDDNWENPTLGAYGIGWEIWLNGMEITQFTYFQKMGGIICDPITGEITYGLERLAMHIQGKKNIFDLIWNKDKNSCITYGDLFYRNEIEQSIYNFQYTNINFLIYCFKNYETEIDYLLKLEKPLIFPAYEKLLKASHCFNLLEARRFLSHTERQRYVLKLRNMTKLIVTKYFNHIK; from the coding sequence ATGAAGAAATTTAACGAAAAAACATTTCAAGGAATGATTTCTATTTTACAAAATTATTGGGGGAAACAAGGTTGTAGTATTGTTCAACCAATTGATATTGAAGTTGGAGCCGCTACATCACATCCAATGACCTGTTTATATGCAGTAGGAGAAAAGCCTATTAAATTAGCTTATATACAATTATCAAGAAGACCATCCGATGGCAGATATGGTAATAATCCTAATAGATTACAACAATATTATCAATTTCAAGTAATTTTAAAACCGCCTCCTTATAATATTCAAACATTATATTTAAAATCTTTAGAAAAATTAAAATTAAATTTAAGAAAAAATGATCTTCGTTTTATTGATGATAACTGGGAAAATCCTACATTAGGTGCCTATGGAATAGGTTGGGAAATATGGTTAAATGGTATGGAAATTACTCAATTTACATATTTTCAAAAAATGGGAGGAATAATATGTGATCCAATAACAGGAGAAATTACTTATGGTTTAGAAAGATTAGCAATGCATATACAGGGTAAAAAAAATATATTTGATTTAATTTGGAATAAAGATAAAAATAGTTGTATTACTTATGGAGATCTTTTTTATAGAAATGAAATAGAACAATCTATTTATAATTTTCAATATACAAATATTAATTTTCTAATATATTGTTTTAAAAATTATGAAACTGAAATAGATTATTTATTAAAATTAGAAAAACCATTAATTTTCCCTGCATATGAAAAACTTTTAAAAGCATCTCATTGTTTTAATTTATTAGAAGCACGTAGATTTTTATCCCATACTGAACGACAAAGATATGTTTTAAAATTACGTAATATGACAAAATTAATTGTTACAAAATATTTTAATCATATAAAATAA
- a CDS encoding cation diffusion facilitator family transporter, with protein MNNISKQIYFKEKKNEYNKLIKKATNLAILLSLTLLILKLLAWWQTKSISMLAACVDSLVDITSSSINLLIIYYSLQPADVEHTFGHGKAESLSALTQSVFICITAIFLFLNSLQYISHPTKIYYPAIGILVIIISFFLTLILVLFQKKVIAKTNSQATHADMMHYESDILINSAILLALILNYFNIKQADSLIALIISIFIFYNAFKVGYKAIQSLLDRSLPEHEKKIIIDLITTWPKVKGAHQLKTRQSGPTRFIQLHLVLEDNLPLLESHSIAKKIENALNKRFPYSDIIIHQDPYSIVSKKYKGFFKN; from the coding sequence ATGAATAATATATCTAAACAAATTTATTTTAAAGAAAAAAAAAATGAATATAATAAATTAATAAAAAAGGCTACAAATTTAGCTATTTTATTATCCTTAACGTTATTAATATTAAAATTACTAGCTTGGTGGCAAACAAAATCTATAAGTATGCTTGCCGCTTGCGTAGATTCTTTAGTTGATATTACATCTTCATCAATTAATTTATTAATTATATATTATTCTTTACAACCTGCTGATGTAGAACATACATTCGGGCATGGTAAAGCAGAATCTTTATCAGCTTTAACACAAAGTGTGTTTATTTGTATTACAGCAATATTTTTATTTTTAAATAGTTTACAATATATATCTCATCCTACAAAAATATATTATCCAGCAATAGGAATATTAGTAATAATAATTTCATTTTTTTTAACTTTAATATTAGTTCTTTTTCAAAAGAAAGTAATAGCTAAAACAAATAGTCAAGCTACTCATGCTGATATGATGCATTATGAATCAGATATTTTAATTAATAGTGCTATTTTATTGGCTTTAATTTTAAATTATTTTAATATAAAACAAGCAGATTCTTTAATAGCATTAATTATAAGTATATTTATTTTTTATAATGCTTTTAAAGTAGGATATAAAGCAATACAATCTCTATTAGATAGATCTTTACCAGAACATGAAAAAAAAATTATAATAGATTTGATTACTACTTGGCCTAAAGTAAAAGGAGCACATCAATTAAAAACAAGACAATCTGGTCCTACACGTTTTATACAACTTCATTTAGTATTAGAAGATAATTTACCTTTATTAGAATCACATTCAATTGCAAAAAAAATAGAAAATGCTTTAAATAAAAGATTTCCTTATTCAGATATAATTATACATCAAGATCCATATTCTATTGTTTCTAAAAAATATAAAGGTTTTTTTAAAAATTAA
- the pfkA gene encoding 6-phosphofructokinase: protein MIQKIGVLTSGGDAPGMNAAIRGVVRTAISYNIEIFGIYNGYLGLYNNNIIKLNRFSVSDIINKGGTFLGSSRFTQFKNQKVRSIAIKNMKKHGINALVVIGGDGTYMGAKLLTEMGFPCIGIPGTIDNDVAGTDYSIGYSTALETIVQAIDKLRDTSTSHQRISIVEIMGRHCGDLTLSAAIAGGCEFIVLPEVNYNQEDLVQEIKLGIKKGKKHAIVLITELICDINKLAKFIQTKIKRETRTTVLGYIQRGGSPVAYDRILGSQMGSFAVELLYKGYGGRCIGIQNNKMVHHDIIDAILNMKKVFKKDLLDIAKKLY, encoded by the coding sequence ATGATTCAAAAAATTGGTGTACTTACAAGTGGTGGAGATGCTCCAGGAATGAATGCTGCTATTAGAGGAGTTGTAAGAACAGCTATAAGTTACAATATTGAAATTTTTGGAATATATAATGGTTATTTAGGATTATATAATAATAATATTATTAAATTAAATAGATTTAGTGTATCTGATATTATTAATAAAGGAGGAACTTTTTTAGGATCTTCACGTTTCACTCAATTTAAAAACCAAAAAGTACGTTCTATTGCTATAAAAAATATGAAAAAACATGGTATTAATGCATTAGTAGTAATAGGAGGAGATGGTACATATATGGGAGCTAAATTATTAACAGAAATGGGTTTCCCATGTATAGGAATTCCAGGTACTATTGATAATGATGTAGCAGGTACTGACTATAGTATAGGTTATTCTACTGCTTTAGAGACTATTGTTCAAGCTATTGATAAATTAAGAGATACTTCTACTTCACATCAAAGAATATCTATTGTTGAAATTATGGGTAGACATTGTGGAGATTTGACATTGTCTGCAGCTATTGCAGGAGGTTGTGAATTTATAGTTTTACCAGAAGTTAATTATAACCAAGAAGATTTAGTACAAGAAATAAAATTAGGCATTAAAAAAGGTAAAAAACATGCAATAGTATTGATTACAGAACTTATTTGTGATATTAATAAACTAGCGAAATTTATCCAAACTAAAATTAAACGTGAAACTAGAACTACAGTGTTAGGTTATATCCAAAGAGGAGGTTCTCCTGTTGCATATGATCGTATTTTAGGTTCACAAATGGGATCTTTTGCAGTAGAGTTATTATATAAAGGATATGGTGGAAGATGTATAGGAATTCAAAATAATAAAATGGTTCATCATGATATTATTGATGCTATTTTAAATATGAAAAAAGTTTTTAAAAAAGATTTATTAGATATTGCTAAAAAATTATATTAA
- the rplY gene encoding 50S ribosomal protein L25, which yields MHNIKFLKRMQTGKKFSRRLRINHQFPAIIYGKKKKEIPIIININDIVNINFKKILKKKFSVINLIDEKKKIYKVNIIEIQYHPFKNNKIYHIDFLFI from the coding sequence ATGCATAATATAAAATTTTTAAAAAGAATGCAAACAGGTAAAAAATTTAGTAGACGATTAAGAATAAATCATCAATTTCCAGCTATAATTTATGGTAAAAAAAAAAAAGAAATACCTATAATTATAAATATTAATGATATAGTTAATATTAATTTTAAAAAAATTTTGAAAAAAAAATTTAGTGTAATTAATTTAATAGATGAAAAAAAAAAAATCTATAAAGTTAATATTATTGAAATTCAATATCATCCTTTTAAAAATAATAAAATATATCATATAGATTTTTTGTTTATATAA
- the dapB gene encoding 4-hydroxy-tetrahydrodipicolinate reductase has product MKNNQIRLAVSGINGRMGQSILKILNTEKINNISLNGVTESEISLKNINKILYKSNFLDIKSNIIDIIDQFDILIDFTNPQTTLKNINICQKYKKKIVIGTTGFTQKQELIIKKISKNIAVILSSNFSQGINILLKIIENIIKILCKNKQINNLDIDIIEKHHKKKIDLPSGTALSFKNIIIQTYKKFNILKKITCHSIRAADLYGEHNILFSFIGEQIELIHKASNRMPFAKGAIKAAIWLNNKKSGIYNMNDVLEI; this is encoded by the coding sequence ATGAAAAATAATCAAATTCGTTTAGCTGTATCAGGAATTAATGGGCGTATGGGACAAAGTATTTTAAAAATACTAAATACAGAAAAAATAAATAATATTTCATTAAATGGAGTTACAGAAAGTGAAATATCTCTAAAAAATATAAATAAAATTTTATATAAATCTAATTTTTTAGATATTAAATCAAATATAATAGATATTATTGATCAATTTGATATTTTAATAGATTTTACAAATCCACAAACAACACTAAAAAATATAAATATTTGTCAAAAGTATAAAAAAAAAATTGTTATTGGAACTACAGGATTTACTCAAAAACAAGAATTAATAATAAAAAAAATATCAAAAAATATAGCTGTTATTTTATCTTCTAATTTTAGTCAAGGTATCAATATTTTATTAAAAATAATAGAAAATATAATTAAAATTTTATGTAAAAATAAACAAATAAATAATTTAGATATAGATATAATAGAAAAACATCATAAAAAAAAAATAGATTTACCATCAGGAACAGCTTTATCATTTAAAAATATTATTATTCAAACTTATAAAAAATTTAATATTTTAAAAAAAATTACATGTCATTCTATTAGAGCTGCTGATTTATATGGAGAACATAATATTTTATTTTCTTTTATAGGAGAGCAAATAGAATTAATTCATAAAGCATCTAACAGAATGCCTTTTGCCAAAGGTGCTATTAAAGCAGCTATATGGCTTAATAATAAAAAATCTGGCATATATAATATGAATGATGTATTAGAAATATAA